The Salvelinus sp. IW2-2015 linkage group LG34, ASM291031v2, whole genome shotgun sequence genome has a window encoding:
- the trmo gene encoding tRNA (adenine(37)-N6)-methyltransferase yields the protein MSATCNCTEHVNKLNQQISVMRKEIKNLRQLLDSAVRSHRKHMTSLQSALTHIGQSRSPKSQPGSQAELETQNSLEKGTIQTVPIGYISSCFSVKNGTPRQPTICGXSRATLQIQQSVFNNPEHSLVGLDNYSHVWIIFLFHKNGHLSYKAKVKPPRLNGQRVGVYSTRSPHRPNALGLTLAKLDRVTGDTLHLSEIDMIAGTPVLDIKPYISDYDSPHSRLDIDTNTYDSGVQPESASVPSEEGTTSVPSEEGTTSVPSEEGTTSVPSEE from the exons atGTCTGCCACTTGCAACTGTACCGAGCATGTCAACAAACTCAACCAGCAGATATCTGTCATGCGAAAAGAAATCAAGAATCTCAG GCAATTGTTGGACAGTGCTGTTCGTTCTCATCGAAAACACATGACATCTCTCCAGTCTGCTTTGACACACATTGGCCAGAGTCGATCTCCAAAGAGTCAGCCGGGGTCACAGGCAGAACTAGAGACACAGAATTCACTTGAGAAAG GGACCATCCAGACAGTCCCCATAGGTTACATCAGCTCCTGTTTCTCAGTGAAGAATGGCACCCCCAGACAGCCAACCATATGTGGGSCCTCCAGGGCCACCCTTCAGATCCAGCAGAGTGTCTTCAACAACCCTGAACACTCACTGGTCGGCCTGGACAACTACTCTCATGTCTG GATCATCTTCCTGTTCCATAAGAACGGCCACCTGAGTTATAAGGCTAAGGTGAAGCCACCCAGACTGAACGGCCAGAGGGTTGGGGTGTACTCCACACGTAGCCCCCACCGGCCCAACGCCCTGGGTCTGACCCTGGCCAAGCTGGACAGAGTCACAG GTGACACACTTCATCTGAGTGAGATAGACATGATCGCAGGCACCCCTGTCCTCGATATCAAACCCTACATCTCTGACTATGACTCCCCACACAGTAGACTGGACATTGACACGAATACTTATGACTCTGGCGTCCAACCTGAGAGCGCCAGTGTACCATCAGAAGAGGGGACCACCAGTGTACCGTCAGAAGAGGGGACCACCAGTGTACCGTCAGAAGAGGGGACCACCAGTGTACCGTCAGAAGAG
- the hemgn gene encoding hemogen: MVIEKPELEYKNPNEHQGGIQRRLRDRDLLKKRKAEAEEKAINQWVYGVESRRKRARGRXEKSSSGRRGRPRKTDPTPELPASQXEPEQEAVIVKVVSKPVEVTPAPTXISLSPFLPVDPSPPESLPAYVPPIPAPILILAPAPVPVVAPSPMYSPVTAPAPSLLETLYTEGSDQGSDTLDQVLIEDLGPDEKEVIPPSQNNRGTDQGSSEEPSVNVPDQNRVFSTFPRFYTGAPSQDHPPRNFF, encoded by the exons AGAAACCAGAGTTGGAATATAAAAATCCCAATGAACACCAAG GTGGGATCCAGCGGCGGCTAAGAGACAGAGACCTTCTCAAGAAAAGAAAGGCAGAGGCCGAGGAGAAGGCGATTAACCAGTGGGTTTATGG GGtagagagcaggaggaagagagcgaggggaAGAYAGGAGAAGAGTAGCTCGGGAAGACGAGGAAGGCCAAGGAAGACTGATCCAACACCGGAGCTCCCGGCTTCCCAGGAKGAGCCAGAACaggaggctgtcattgtaaaggtGGTGTCCAAACCAGTGGAAGTCACCCCTGCCCCTACCTRGATCTCACTATCCCCATTCCTTCCGGTGGACCCTAGCCCGCCAGAATCACTACCGGCGTATGTTCCCCCCATCCCAGCCCCTATCCTTATCCTTGCCCCTGCTCCTGTGCCTGTTGTTGCCCCTTCTCCAATGTATAGCCCTGTTACTGCCCCTGCACCATCCCTGTTGGAGACCCTGTACACAGAAGGCAGTGACCAGGGTAGTGACACCCTGGACCAGGTGCTGATTGAGGACTTGGGTCCTGATGAGAAGGAAGTCATCCCTCCATCTCAAAACAACCGGGGCACTGATCAAG GTTCAAGTGAGGAGCCGTCTGTCAATGTGCCTGAYCAGAATAGAGTGTTCTCTACGTTCCCCAGGTTCTACACTGGTGCTCCTTCACAAGATCATCCACCAAGAAACTTCTTCTGA